One part of the Natrinema salinisoli genome encodes these proteins:
- a CDS encoding Fic family protein, producing MRDMEIEEMAPGELISYGRESYYRPEPLPPSDNLKLDSDFYDLLADATFWLGKLSGISLELDFPPVLYTSLLRKEAMESAEIEGADVDYNALYSLETHNLDESEDEHSIEPTSEPGTKDTQEVLNYEQAVEDGIEALNSGGKISVSLLHDLHETLLTDVPDDRVDTDTIGAYKAIPNHLGNFLPPVPGEVDGLMDALVTYYQTGGSYHTLVDIALFHYQFETIHPYGDGNGRLGRLLITLQLHDNDLLERPNLYLSEYFNRNKATYVDRMEAVRSHGDWEDWVSFFVTGIAQQAKESVDRTLALDELRRRYEDEYGGVQYAKNRLACSLFEQPYVTTKTVSERLDIERSTAYRAIANLEDEGVLEEVTGKKRNQEYRAKEIFEILERPPQTY from the coding sequence ATGAGAGACATGGAAATCGAAGAAATGGCACCCGGCGAACTCATCTCCTACGGGAGAGAGTCGTATTACAGGCCTGAGCCCCTCCCTCCGTCGGACAATCTCAAGTTAGATTCGGATTTTTATGACCTGCTCGCCGACGCCACGTTTTGGCTTGGCAAACTCAGTGGTATCAGTCTCGAACTTGACTTTCCGCCCGTCTTGTACACTTCGCTCCTTCGGAAAGAAGCGATGGAATCGGCCGAAATCGAAGGTGCAGATGTCGATTATAACGCACTCTACAGTCTCGAAACGCACAATCTCGATGAGAGCGAAGACGAACATTCGATCGAACCGACGAGTGAACCAGGTACAAAAGACACACAGGAAGTCCTCAACTACGAGCAGGCTGTCGAAGACGGGATTGAAGCACTCAACAGCGGCGGAAAGATATCTGTATCGTTGCTTCATGATCTTCACGAAACGCTACTCACGGATGTTCCGGACGACCGTGTCGACACCGATACGATCGGCGCTTACAAGGCGATCCCAAACCACCTCGGAAACTTTCTGCCACCAGTACCAGGCGAAGTTGACGGTCTAATGGACGCGTTGGTGACGTATTACCAGACTGGTGGTAGTTATCACACGCTCGTAGACATCGCTCTCTTCCACTACCAATTTGAAACGATCCATCCGTATGGTGACGGAAACGGACGGCTCGGTCGTCTTCTTATTACGCTCCAGTTACACGATAACGACCTGCTTGAGCGTCCAAACCTCTACCTCAGCGAGTACTTCAATCGGAACAAAGCCACGTACGTAGACCGAATGGAGGCTGTACGATCCCACGGCGACTGGGAAGACTGGGTGTCGTTTTTCGTTACGGGAATCGCCCAGCAAGCCAAGGAGTCCGTCGATCGAACGCTGGCACTAGATGAGCTGCGACGCCGCTACGAGGACGAGTACGGCGGCGTCCAATACGCGAAAAACCGCTTAGCGTGCAGTCTCTTCGAACAGCCCTACGTAACGACCAAAACAGTCTCGGAGAGGCTCGATATCGAGCGATCGACTGCGTACCGTGCGATTGCCAATCTGGAAGACGAAGGAGTCCTAGAAGAGGTTACGGGCAAAAAGCGTAATCAGGAATACCGCGCGAAGGAGATTTTCGAGATCCTCGAGCGGCCGCCCCAAACGTACTGA
- a CDS encoding LURP-one-related/scramblase family protein: MVEPSASDSPSDNYNISTVDLDDNRYEVKQSAIRNKYVVRDSTGEVVLRGKQKMFKMKEEFPFVTGDDEDAFTVKAGGIMDVAGNYTITDAGTGEEVIVLDEDYSLFVENWTIRDPDTGEALATIQSKSKPLSALRHLVSVANFIPNKYEIFDADGDHVGDIEGKFSLRDSYTVSIDDASDIPKEAVIASACILDALENQ; this comes from the coding sequence ATGGTTGAGCCCTCCGCATCTGATTCACCGTCAGACAACTATAACATTTCCACAGTTGACCTCGATGACAACCGTTACGAGGTCAAGCAGTCAGCGATCCGAAACAAGTACGTAGTCCGTGACAGCACTGGCGAGGTCGTCCTGCGCGGGAAACAGAAGATGTTCAAGATGAAAGAGGAGTTCCCGTTCGTCACTGGTGACGACGAGGACGCGTTCACCGTGAAGGCTGGCGGTATCATGGACGTTGCAGGGAACTACACCATCACGGACGCAGGCACCGGCGAGGAAGTCATCGTCCTTGACGAGGATTACTCGTTGTTCGTGGAGAACTGGACGATTCGAGACCCCGACACGGGGGAGGCGTTGGCGACTATTCAATCGAAGAGCAAGCCTCTCTCCGCACTTCGTCACCTCGTCTCCGTTGCGAACTTCATCCCGAACAAGTACGAGATATTCGATGCCGACGGCGACCATGTCGGCGACATCGAAGGAAAATTTTCACTGCGTGATTCCTACACAGTCAGTATCGACGACGCCAGCGACATTCCGAAAGAGGCTGTGATCGCTTCCGCGTGTATCCTCGACGCTCTCGAAAACCAGTGA
- a CDS encoding HalOD1 output domain-containing protein → MGQGGSQIRENSVIHEIIKEVSDLENCDYTELPPLHDSIDTDALERVATSHATIHFTYCGYKVTVKNGNVIIDT, encoded by the coding sequence ATGGGGCAAGGCGGCAGTCAAATACGTGAAAACTCAGTAATACACGAGATTATTAAAGAAGTATCTGACTTGGAGAACTGTGATTACACAGAACTTCCGCCATTACACGACTCGATCGATACCGATGCACTCGAGAGGGTCGCAACATCGCACGCGACGATTCATTTCACCTATTGCGGATACAAGGTGACGGTTAAGAATGGCAACGTGATTATTGATACGTGA
- a CDS encoding DUF7344 domain-containing protein — protein sequence MDSGPDSDELSVDTCLELLANRQRRVLLRFFCDSNRDRASIDELVTEIIDEEAAATGERPGHDSVSATVHHVHLPKLTDAGVLEYDTHNLEVRYCGDPRIEELYQTVKRFD from the coding sequence ATGGATAGTGGGCCTGATAGCGACGAGCTTTCCGTTGACACGTGCCTTGAGCTACTGGCAAATCGACAGCGGCGTGTACTTCTGAGGTTCTTTTGTGACTCAAATCGGGACCGTGCATCGATTGATGAACTCGTCACCGAGATCATCGACGAGGAAGCAGCTGCAACGGGGGAGCGACCAGGTCACGATTCTGTTTCGGCCACGGTGCACCATGTCCATCTCCCGAAGCTCACTGATGCTGGCGTTTTAGAGTATGATACGCACAATCTCGAAGTCCGATACTGTGGCGATCCACGCATCGAGGAATTGTATCAGACAGTCAAAAGATTCGATTAA
- a CDS encoding PAS domain-containing sensor histidine kinase: protein MDNENVSLPSVLQDLKTGITLHEPETGAVLDGNTKLEELYGYSTDELQEMSVEDYTAPSTKFSQEEAVQRIQAASNGNTQSFEWQVERSNGEYRWVNVDLTSTTIDDEKYVIAEITDITRYRAREQLLRLLNRVIRHNLRNDMNILTGYAEQVKAAIENDALEEEVETIVSIASEVGTLSESLNQVEQIVEPDATKRQRTNMSTSVRKSAKKSIEEYPEADITVDAPSDVWVTADKSLQYALDHAFDNAITHNGRENPTVSARVIDDSKNDLGVVRIADDGPPIPDIEIDVLESEEKVNSTYHGSGVGLWVMKWCVDSLGGKLTFEENAPRGNVVQITIPKNESTETDT from the coding sequence ATGGATAATGAGAATGTCTCCCTTCCTTCAGTATTACAAGATCTAAAGACTGGTATCACACTACACGAGCCCGAGACAGGGGCCGTTCTGGACGGGAATACGAAGTTAGAAGAGTTGTATGGATACTCTACAGACGAATTGCAGGAAATGTCGGTTGAAGACTATACTGCACCTTCAACAAAATTCTCTCAAGAGGAGGCTGTCCAACGAATTCAAGCAGCCAGCAATGGGAACACACAATCCTTTGAGTGGCAGGTAGAACGCAGCAACGGAGAATATCGGTGGGTGAATGTCGATCTCACCTCGACTACAATCGATGATGAAAAATATGTTATAGCCGAAATAACCGACATCACTAGATACAGGGCTCGAGAGCAACTGCTCCGACTCTTGAACCGAGTTATCCGTCACAATCTCCGAAATGATATGAATATTCTCACGGGATATGCTGAACAGGTCAAAGCAGCGATTGAAAATGACGCGCTCGAAGAAGAGGTCGAGACCATCGTATCTATCGCCTCTGAAGTCGGAACACTAAGTGAATCGCTGAACCAAGTTGAACAAATAGTCGAACCTGATGCGACGAAGCGGCAACGAACTAATATGAGTACTTCCGTCCGCAAGTCTGCCAAGAAGTCTATAGAAGAGTATCCAGAAGCAGATATAACAGTCGATGCACCGTCTGATGTCTGGGTCACAGCCGACAAAAGCCTTCAGTACGCGCTCGATCACGCCTTCGATAACGCGATCACACACAACGGTCGCGAGAACCCAACCGTCTCAGCGAGAGTAATTGATGATTCAAAAAACGACCTCGGTGTCGTCCGAATTGCCGACGATGGGCCGCCTATTCCAGATATCGAGATTGACGTATTAGAATCTGAAGAAAAAGTTAACAGTACGTATCACGGTTCAGGCGTTGGTCTGTGGGTGATGAAATGGTGTGTCGACTCTCTCGGTGGCAAACTCACCTTTGAGGAAAATGCGCCTCGTGGAAACGTCGTTCAAATAACAATACCAAAAAACGAATCAACTGAGACAGACACATAG
- a CDS encoding GMC family oxidoreductase, whose amino-acid sequence MRVNDSGYDFVIVGAGSAGCALAHRLSADPEADVLLLEAGRPDEKEEIHVPALFPSLFKTEYDWDYHTAPQSELNDREIYIPRGKMLGGSSSINAMIYIRGNPHDYDTWADLGNEGWGYDEMLEYFKHSEHFEPGDSEYHGQDGPLNVADPADPHPVSSQLVEAAVEVGHVRNDDFNGEQQQGVGHYHVTQKDGQRCSAAKAFITPILDRDNLTVETGAQVTEIRFEGDRAVGVTYEQDGATHEADAAQEVIVSGGSINSPQLLMLSGVGPADHLAEHGIEVQTDLPGVGRNLQDHLFSFVIHERKAGPDEPAPSSNIGEAGGFTYVDDDTPAPDLQYHFAPVYFMDNGLGNPDEGVGFSVGATQVRPESRGRITLASADPFEDPVLDPKFLTEDTDWEKMVEGVKRAREIARADAMDEYRGPEVWPGEDVTTDEEIREHIRETSHTVYHPVGTCKMGDDDMAVVDDSLRVHGVKNLRVVDASIMPTLTSGNTNAPTIAIAEKAADMIKSEVAAPADD is encoded by the coding sequence ATGCGGGTAAATGACTCTGGGTACGACTTCGTAATCGTAGGTGCTGGCTCGGCAGGCTGTGCGCTGGCACATCGACTGTCGGCGGATCCGGAGGCAGACGTACTGTTGCTCGAGGCCGGGCGTCCGGACGAGAAAGAGGAGATCCACGTCCCAGCACTGTTTCCGAGCCTGTTCAAGACCGAGTACGACTGGGACTACCACACGGCGCCCCAGTCCGAACTGAACGACCGAGAGATCTACATTCCCCGCGGGAAGATGCTGGGCGGTTCCAGTTCGATCAACGCGATGATCTATATTCGCGGGAACCCACACGACTACGACACCTGGGCTGACCTGGGCAACGAAGGCTGGGGATACGACGAGATGTTGGAGTACTTCAAACACTCTGAGCACTTCGAGCCGGGCGACTCGGAGTACCACGGCCAGGATGGCCCGCTGAACGTTGCCGACCCGGCTGACCCCCATCCCGTCTCGAGCCAGCTCGTCGAGGCGGCAGTCGAGGTGGGCCACGTCCGGAACGACGATTTCAACGGCGAACAGCAACAGGGGGTCGGCCACTACCACGTCACCCAGAAGGACGGCCAGCGGTGTAGTGCAGCGAAGGCGTTCATCACTCCTATTCTCGATCGGGACAACCTGACCGTGGAGACGGGCGCGCAGGTGACGGAGATTCGCTTCGAGGGCGACCGTGCGGTCGGAGTGACCTACGAGCAGGACGGGGCCACTCACGAGGCCGACGCAGCTCAGGAGGTCATCGTCAGCGGTGGCTCGATCAACTCGCCACAGCTCCTCATGCTCTCCGGCGTCGGACCGGCCGATCACCTCGCCGAGCACGGTATCGAGGTGCAGACCGACCTCCCGGGCGTCGGTCGGAACCTCCAGGATCACCTGTTCTCCTTCGTCATCCACGAGCGGAAAGCCGGGCCAGACGAGCCCGCACCGTCCTCGAACATTGGAGAGGCCGGCGGGTTCACCTACGTGGACGACGATACGCCGGCGCCGGACCTCCAATACCACTTCGCGCCGGTGTACTTCATGGACAACGGGCTCGGCAACCCCGACGAGGGCGTGGGCTTCTCCGTGGGCGCGACGCAAGTCCGACCCGAGAGCCGCGGTCGGATCACGCTCGCCTCTGCCGACCCCTTCGAAGACCCGGTGTTGGATCCGAAGTTCCTCACCGAAGATACGGACTGGGAGAAGATGGTCGAGGGAGTCAAACGAGCCCGCGAGATCGCTCGTGCGGACGCGATGGACGAGTACCGCGGGCCGGAAGTTTGGCCGGGTGAGGACGTCACCACCGACGAAGAGATTCGCGAGCACATCCGCGAGACGTCCCACACCGTCTACCACCCCGTCGGAACCTGCAAGATGGGCGACGACGACATGGCCGTAGTGGACGATTCCCTCCGGGTCCACGGTGTCAAAAACTTGCGCGTCGTCGACGCCTCGATCATGCCGACGCTCACCAGCGGGAACACTAACGCCCCGACGATCGCCATCGCCGAGAAGGCCGCCGACATGATTAAATCAGAAGTCGCGGCGCCTGCGGACGACTGA